The DNA sequence CCTCGATCTCCGCCGCGCTGCACGAGTCCGGGTAGGTCAGCAGGTGCGTGGCGACCGCGCCGGTGAGGATCCGCTGGATGACCGCCAGGTCGGTGTCGGGCGGGAAGTCGCCGCGGTCGCGCGCCTGCTCGAGCACGGCGGCGATCGCCCGGTCGCGCTGGTCGATGCTCGCCTCCCGGTACGCCTTGGCGAAGTCCGGATGGTCCTGCATCGACGTCATCAGCCTGCGGGTGAGCTGACGCAGCCGCGGACGCGCGAGCGTCTGCGCCCAGTACGACAGCATCTCCTCGACGTCGGCGACCTCGGGCAGCTCCGCCGGCTCCTGGTGCCCGGCCTTGATCGCGGCGATGACCAGCTGGTCCCGCTCCGCGTACCGCCGGTAGACCGTCGCCCTGGTGACCCCGGCGCGCCGGGCGACCTGCTCGACGCTGACCGCACCGATGCCGCGGTCGATCAGCAGGTCGAGCGCAGCCGCCACGATGCCGGCGTCCGCCTCGGCACTCCGCGGCCGCCCAGGCCCGCGGCTGGTGGTGACCATGGGGAAACAATACAGAGCAGCA is a window from the Streptosporangiales bacterium genome containing:
- a CDS encoding TetR family transcriptional regulator, with the translated sequence MCCRGVAVGGPCAARSWERRSRGRRGRTPMYCGAARCRGRLHSLAAAADWVRAGRVDRLCRRSRRRACGRCRRPRAAVGGARTPTYYAVLLPPLFRYSAALYCFPMVTTSRGPGRPRSAEADAGIVAAALDLLIDRGIGAVSVEQVARRAGVTRATVYRRYAERDQLVIAAIKAGHQEPAELPEVADVEEMLSYWAQTLARPRLRQLTRRLMTSMQDHPDFAKAYREASIDQRDRAIAAVLEQARDRGDFPPDTDLAVIQRILTGAVATHLLTYPDSCSAAEIEEYLVHVLRHTTYRSSR